One window from the genome of Streptococcus halotolerans encodes:
- a CDS encoding ABC transporter substrate-binding protein has protein sequence MTNRFKIMVGIVAASLLLTGCSQSSEKADKDVKHIGILQYVEFETLDVAREGFVDELAKKGYKDGKNIVIDYQNSQGDQANLQSISEKLVKDNDLVLGIATPAAQALTTASSEVPITFTAVTDPLSAKLVKSMKKPGTNATGTIDMAPTKERVALLKKVMPNLKKVGIMYTTNERNSEVQVKEAKKVFKREGIKVVTKGISSTNDVQDTARSLMNQTEVLYMPTDNLIDSSITLVTDLSKEMKIPVYAANADLVEKGALFSYGPDFEALGRQTARQAVKILEGKKVSQVPVEAPENLTVKVNDEMAKLLKIDMSAVKDKK, from the coding sequence ATGACAAATCGATTTAAAATAATGGTTGGTATTGTAGCGGCAAGTCTTTTGTTAACAGGGTGTTCTCAGTCTTCTGAGAAGGCCGATAAAGACGTCAAACATATTGGTATCTTACAATACGTCGAATTTGAAACCTTAGACGTTGCGCGTGAAGGATTTGTAGACGAGTTGGCGAAAAAAGGCTACAAAGATGGCAAGAATATTGTGATTGATTACCAAAATTCACAAGGTGATCAAGCTAATCTGCAAAGCATTTCGGAAAAATTGGTCAAAGACAATGACTTGGTTCTAGGGATTGCCACTCCAGCAGCCCAAGCTCTAACAACAGCTTCCTCAGAAGTACCGATTACCTTTACAGCTGTGACGGATCCTCTTTCGGCTAAGCTGGTTAAAAGTATGAAAAAACCTGGCACTAATGCAACAGGAACTATTGATATGGCACCAACTAAAGAACGCGTTGCTCTTTTGAAAAAGGTAATGCCAAACTTGAAAAAAGTGGGCATTATGTACACGACTAATGAACGTAACTCAGAGGTACAAGTCAAGGAAGCTAAAAAAGTTTTTAAAAGAGAAGGCATTAAAGTGGTTACCAAAGGGATTTCATCAACCAATGATGTTCAAGATACAGCACGTTCTCTAATGAACCAAACAGAAGTGCTTTACATGCCAACGGATAACTTAATTGATAGCTCAATCACCCTTGTGACCGATTTATCTAAGGAAATGAAAATTCCAGTGTACGCGGCCAATGCAGACTTGGTTGAAAAAGGAGCGCTCTTCTCGTACGGACCAGACTTTGAAGCCTTAGGGCGTCAAACAGCACGCCAAGCCGTAAAAATCTTAGAAGGGAAAAAAGTTTCCCAAGTACCAGTGGAAGCTCCTGAAAATCTGACGGTTAAAGTTAATGATGAAATGGCTAAACTTTTGAAGATTGACATGTCAGCAGTGAAAGACAAAAAATAA
- a CDS encoding ABC transporter permease: MLDIVLSSISQGLLWSIMAIGVFITFRILDIADLSAEGAFPMGAAVASVGILNGWHPILATLAGLAGGMLVGLVAGFLHTKMNIPPLLTGIITLTGLYSTNLLVMGRSNVSLSMQKTLVTMFQEMGLDKTYAVILIGVIFIALVILSLMLLLNTQLGLSLRATGDNIDMGQANGINVNQMKVLGYMIGNGLIALSGALLAQNNGYADLNMGVGTIIIGLASVILAEVIIKHLSLGKRLLSIVLGSVIYRLIIVVILTANVDAQMIKLVSAVLLAIILYIPEIRSKLGIKASKSLTEEN, from the coding sequence ATGTTGGATATTGTATTATCAAGTATTTCTCAAGGGCTTCTTTGGTCAATTATGGCTATTGGGGTCTTCATAACTTTCCGTATTTTGGATATTGCGGATTTGTCAGCGGAGGGTGCCTTTCCAATGGGAGCTGCGGTAGCATCAGTTGGCATTCTTAATGGTTGGCACCCTATTTTAGCAACGCTTGCTGGTTTAGCTGGTGGTATGCTTGTTGGTCTGGTGGCTGGTTTCCTACATACCAAGATGAACATCCCACCCTTGTTGACAGGGATTATCACCTTAACAGGATTATACTCAACAAACCTTCTGGTGATGGGGCGCTCAAACGTCTCACTGTCCATGCAAAAGACTTTGGTGACGATGTTCCAAGAGATGGGACTTGATAAAACTTACGCTGTCATTCTTATTGGTGTGATTTTTATTGCCTTGGTTATCTTGTCTCTCATGCTTTTATTGAATACACAGTTAGGACTTTCGCTGCGTGCGACAGGTGATAATATCGATATGGGGCAGGCTAATGGGATTAACGTTAATCAGATGAAAGTCCTTGGCTATATGATTGGTAATGGCTTGATTGCTCTCTCTGGTGCTCTTTTAGCCCAAAATAATGGCTACGCTGACCTTAATATGGGTGTAGGTACTATTATCATTGGTTTGGCATCCGTTATTTTGGCAGAAGTCATCATCAAGCACCTATCACTTGGTAAGCGGCTCCTTTCTATCGTTTTGGGTTCGGTCATCTATCGTTTGATTATCGTGGTTATTTTAACGGCTAATGTCGATGCGCAAATGATCAAATTGGTATCTGCAGTTCTTCTTGCTATCATTTTATACATTCCAGAAATTCGCTCAAAACTTGGGATTAAAGCTTCAAAATCACTAACGGAGGAAAACTAA
- a CDS encoding ABC transporter ATP-binding protein: protein MSLLSLRNVHKIFEKGTINENHVLRGLDLEVEEGDFISIIGGNGAGKSTLLNTIAGVVPMDEGDISLNGKSIKKDSVATRSKHISRVFQDPRMGTATNLTIEENMAIAYLRGKKRSIFKKAVTDKERQIFKGALKELGLGLENRMKTDAGFLSGGQRQALTLSMATLVRPDMLLLDEHIAALDPKTSDMVMALTEKVVEEHALTTLMITHNMEHAIAYGNRLVMLYQGKIVVDVKGKEKKNLTVSQLMDLFHKNSGQILNDDALVLG from the coding sequence ATGTCTTTACTGAGTCTACGAAATGTTCATAAAATTTTTGAAAAAGGAACAATCAATGAAAATCATGTGCTTCGCGGTTTAGATTTAGAAGTTGAAGAAGGTGATTTCATCTCTATTATCGGTGGTAATGGTGCTGGTAAGTCAACGCTTCTTAATACCATTGCGGGTGTTGTTCCAATGGATGAGGGAGATATTTCGCTTAATGGTAAATCTATCAAGAAAGATTCTGTCGCAACTCGCTCAAAGCATATCAGTCGTGTTTTTCAAGACCCTCGTATGGGAACAGCCACTAATTTGACGATTGAAGAAAATATGGCGATTGCTTACCTTCGTGGTAAAAAACGTAGCATTTTCAAAAAAGCTGTTACGGATAAAGAACGTCAGATTTTCAAAGGGGCTTTAAAAGAGTTAGGTCTTGGTTTAGAAAACCGCATGAAGACTGATGCTGGTTTCTTATCAGGTGGGCAACGTCAAGCGCTGACGCTTTCTATGGCAACTCTTGTTCGACCTGATATGTTACTTTTGGATGAACACATTGCGGCCCTTGACCCCAAAACGAGTGATATGGTTATGGCTTTAACTGAGAAAGTGGTTGAAGAACATGCCCTTACAACACTTATGATTACTCACAATATGGAACATGCGATCGCGTATGGCAATCGTCTTGTTATGCTTTATCAGGGTAAAATTGTTGTGGATGTTAAGGGAAAGGAAAAGAAAAATCTTACTGTGTCACAACTGATGGATCTTTTCCATAAAAATTCTGGTCAAATACTCAATGACGATGCGCTTGTATTAGGATAA
- the imm40 gene encoding Imm40 family immunity protein, translated as MASVKKHKLLILGGDVYHFRKGNVSWTYDGWSYQGDDWMASVQKSLRYIKGYHELNGPHYLYSLVIASPMMASLCFSKHDELSRRDKVWF; from the coding sequence ATTGCCAGCGTAAAGAAGCACAAATTGCTTATTTTGGGAGGAGATGTTTATCATTTTAGAAAGGGTAATGTTTCTTGGACCTATGATGGCTGGAGTTATCAAGGGGATGATTGGATGGCCTCAGTTCAGAAGAGTTTGAGATATATTAAAGGTTATCATGAGCTGAACGGTCCCCACTATCTATACTCTCTCGTTATTGCTAGTCCTATGATGGCGTCACTTTGTTTTTCCAAGCACGATGAGTTAAGTCGTCGAGATAAAGTATGGTTTTAG
- a CDS encoding homoserine dehydrogenase → MAMKIGLLGFGTVASGIPFLLKENQLKIRELAGDDIEIEKVLIRSSDDADRLISQGYDYDFVTSIEDIISDRSIDIVVELIGRIEPAKTYISQALKAQKHVVSANKDLIAIHGQELIALAQENDVMFAYEAAVAGGIPILRTLSESLMADKITRILGVLNGTSNYMLTKMVEENWTYDEALMGAQKLGYAESDPTNDVEGIDAAYKVAILSQFGFGMAIDFETIDHKGINVIKSEDVNAAKELGYVIKLVGDIQETDSGLWAEVVPTLVPFNHPLAAVNDVMNAVFVESVGVGQSMYYGPGAGQKPTATSVMADIMQISRHMLEGKVVKPFNAYQRSIRLAEAEEVVSAYYFAVEASDQPGQLSHLAQLFEAYAISLDQVLQGRADHGKALIMVITHRINRQQLADIMTAIDSSEAFVLENAFKVLGE, encoded by the coding sequence ATGGCAATGAAAATTGGCTTGCTCGGATTTGGGACAGTTGCCAGTGGTATTCCTTTTTTATTGAAAGAAAATCAATTAAAGATTAGGGAATTAGCGGGAGACGATATCGAAATCGAGAAAGTTTTGATAAGATCATCGGATGATGCCGACCGTTTGATCTCCCAAGGGTATGATTATGATTTTGTAACTTCGATTGAGGATATCATTTCTGACCGTTCTATTGATATTGTGGTTGAATTGATAGGTCGTATCGAGCCTGCTAAGACTTACATCAGTCAAGCACTCAAAGCTCAGAAACATGTTGTTTCGGCTAATAAGGATTTGATTGCTATTCATGGTCAAGAACTTATTGCCTTGGCTCAAGAAAATGACGTCATGTTTGCCTATGAAGCTGCTGTTGCAGGGGGGATTCCCATTCTTAGGACCTTATCTGAGTCTCTGATGGCTGATAAAATCACTCGTATACTTGGTGTTCTTAATGGGACATCCAACTATATGCTCACTAAAATGGTCGAAGAAAATTGGACTTATGACGAAGCCTTAATGGGTGCTCAAAAACTAGGTTATGCTGAAAGTGATCCGACAAATGATGTTGAAGGTATCGATGCAGCTTACAAAGTCGCCATTTTGAGCCAGTTCGGTTTCGGTATGGCTATTGATTTTGAAACCATTGATCACAAAGGGATTAATGTCATCAAATCAGAAGATGTTAACGCAGCTAAGGAGTTAGGGTATGTTATCAAATTAGTCGGTGATATCCAAGAAACTGACTCAGGACTTTGGGCAGAAGTTGTTCCAACGCTTGTTCCTTTCAATCACCCCTTAGCAGCTGTCAATGATGTCATGAATGCGGTTTTTGTGGAATCTGTTGGAGTTGGGCAATCCATGTATTATGGTCCTGGTGCAGGTCAAAAACCGACAGCAACTTCTGTTATGGCAGATATCATGCAGATTAGTCGACACATGCTTGAAGGAAAAGTGGTTAAACCATTTAATGCTTATCAAAGATCGATCCGGCTGGCTGAGGCAGAAGAAGTTGTTAGTGCTTATTATTTTGCGGTGGAAGCGAGCGATCAACCAGGTCAACTCTCACATTTAGCGCAGTTGTTTGAAGCATATGCTATTTCCTTAGACCAAGTGTTACAAGGTAGGGCTGACCATGGCAAAGCCTTGATTATGGTTATTACTCATCGTATTAACCGTCAACAGTTAGCAGATATCATGACTGCCATCGATAGTTCAGAAGCCTTTGTCTTAGAAAATGCCTTTAAAGTTTTAGGAGAATAA
- the thrB gene encoding homoserine kinase: MKISVPATSANLGPGFDSVGLAVSCYLSIELLEESPEWVIEHDLVGVPSDENNLLIKTALEVAPDIQPHRIKMISDIPLARGLGSSSSVIVAGIELANQLGELHLSDDEKLNIATKMEGHPDNVAPAIFGNLVVASFIYQDVNKIVADVPEAALVAYVPAYELKTSDSRQALPQELPFKEAVLASSVANMAIAGLLTGDLKTAGRAMSQDRFHEPYRQKLVPEFAEIRKLGQDFEAYATYLSGAGPTVMTLLPKDKKAAFILALENQLPAKVLDLEVDRKGVFVEL; the protein is encoded by the coding sequence ATGAAGATTAGTGTTCCAGCTACTTCAGCCAATTTGGGACCGGGGTTTGATTCGGTTGGACTGGCTGTTAGCTGTTATTTAAGCATCGAATTGTTGGAAGAAAGTCCTGAATGGGTGATCGAACATGATCTAGTAGGAGTTCCTTCTGATGAGAATAATTTATTAATTAAGACAGCCTTAGAAGTAGCGCCTGACATACAGCCTCATAGGATCAAAATGATCTCTGATATTCCTCTTGCGAGAGGCCTGGGGTCGTCGTCATCGGTTATTGTGGCAGGAATTGAGTTGGCCAACCAACTAGGGGAGCTCCATTTATCTGATGATGAGAAATTAAATATTGCGACAAAAATGGAAGGGCATCCTGATAATGTGGCACCTGCCATTTTTGGAAACTTAGTAGTGGCTTCTTTCATCTATCAAGACGTGAACAAGATTGTGGCGGATGTCCCAGAAGCGGCTTTGGTGGCTTATGTACCAGCCTATGAGTTAAAAACCAGTGATTCTAGACAGGCGCTTCCACAAGAATTACCGTTTAAAGAGGCTGTTTTGGCCTCCTCTGTGGCGAATATGGCAATAGCTGGTTTGTTGACTGGTGATTTGAAAACGGCAGGACGTGCTATGAGTCAGGATCGTTTCCATGAACCTTATCGTCAGAAACTAGTTCCAGAATTTGCAGAAATTCGAAAACTAGGGCAAGACTTTGAAGCTTATGCGACCTATCTTTCAGGGGCTGGGCCGACTGTTATGACTCTACTTCCAAAAGATAAAAAAGCGGCTTTTATCTTAGCTTTAGAAAACCAGTTACCAGCTAAAGTGCTTGATTTAGAGGTGGATCGTAAAGGGGTATTTGTTGAACTTTAA
- a CDS encoding bifunctional folylpolyglutamate synthase/dihydrofolate synthase — MTYEEGLAWIHDQLKFGIKPGIERMKWLLNELGNPQEKVKGIHVVGTNGKGSTVNYLQTMFTEAGYEVGTFTSPYIMDFRERIALNGEMISKEDLLHLLSMVKPLAERLPSETGYEPATEFEIITAMMFLYFGQVHPVDIAIIEAGLGGLYDSTNIFKPLAVICTSIGLDHQTILGQTYEEIATQKVGVLKDNVPFVFAENRIGVKSVFYKKANEMGSQTFEMGHDFEVSGHSRAFDFIGQGFKLEKLTLKMRGQHQVTNASLALMTALLLQEKYPQLTEGVLRNALAKASWLGRIEFLEDNLMIDGAHNNESIAVLVALLKKEFAEKNIHILFSAIDTKPIQGMIEQLATVGELTLTTFNYPNAVPLEHYPSAYPKVANFKEWLNTYKSSEEDLYVITGSLYFISQVRQFLLEK, encoded by the coding sequence ATGACTTACGAAGAGGGTCTTGCTTGGATTCATGACCAATTAAAATTTGGTATTAAGCCTGGGATTGAACGTATGAAGTGGCTGCTCAATGAATTGGGCAACCCACAAGAAAAAGTGAAAGGCATTCATGTGGTTGGGACCAATGGTAAAGGGTCAACCGTTAATTATTTACAAACAATGTTCACAGAGGCAGGCTATGAAGTAGGAACCTTTACGTCACCTTATATCATGGACTTTAGAGAACGGATTGCCTTAAACGGTGAGATGATTTCTAAAGAAGATTTATTACATCTGCTTTCTATGGTTAAACCTTTAGCAGAACGATTACCATCGGAGACAGGCTATGAGCCAGCCACTGAGTTTGAAATCATCACAGCCATGATGTTTCTCTATTTCGGGCAGGTTCATCCAGTCGATATCGCAATCATTGAAGCTGGGCTTGGTGGTCTTTACGACTCTACGAATATCTTTAAACCTCTAGCAGTTATATGTACCTCAATTGGACTAGACCACCAAACTATCTTAGGTCAAACCTACGAAGAGATTGCTACGCAAAAAGTGGGGGTTTTAAAAGATAACGTTCCTTTCGTTTTTGCTGAAAATCGGATTGGCGTGAAGTCGGTATTTTACAAGAAAGCCAATGAGATGGGCAGTCAGACGTTTGAGATGGGGCATGATTTTGAGGTTTCTGGACATAGCAGAGCTTTTGATTTTATAGGACAAGGCTTTAAGTTAGAGAAATTAACCTTGAAAATGCGTGGACAGCATCAGGTCACTAATGCTAGTTTGGCCCTTATGACAGCCCTCTTGTTGCAAGAAAAATACCCTCAACTGACTGAAGGTGTTCTTCGCAATGCACTCGCCAAAGCTTCTTGGCTAGGTCGAATAGAATTCCTAGAAGACAATCTAATGATTGATGGCGCCCATAATAATGAAAGCATAGCGGTACTGGTAGCATTATTGAAAAAAGAGTTTGCTGAAAAGAACATTCATATCCTTTTTTCAGCTATTGATACCAAGCCTATTCAAGGGATGATAGAGCAGTTAGCCACTGTTGGCGAATTAACCCTTACGACTTTTAATTATCCCAATGCCGTCCCATTAGAACACTATCCTAGTGCTTATCCTAAGGTGGCGAATTTTAAAGAATGGCTAAATACTTACAAGTCATCAGAAGAAGACCTCTATGTTATCACAGGATCACTTTATTTCATCTCACAAGTGAGACAATTTTTATTAGAAAAATAA
- the folE gene encoding GTP cyclohydrolase I FolE: MMNQKKAEAAVYQLLEAIGENPNREGLLDTPKRVAKMYAEMFSGLKEDPKDQFTAVFSEGHEEMILVKDIPFYSMCEHHLVPFYGVAHVAYLPSDGRVTGLSKLARAVEVAARRPQLQERLTAQVANALEEAMNPRGVFVMVEAEHMCMTMRGIKKPGSKTVTTVARGLYQEDGAARREVMAMIKE; this comes from the coding sequence ATCATGAATCAAAAAAAAGCAGAAGCAGCTGTTTATCAACTTTTAGAAGCTATTGGTGAAAATCCTAATCGTGAAGGACTCTTAGATACGCCAAAACGTGTGGCTAAAATGTACGCTGAAATGTTTTCAGGTTTGAAGGAAGATCCTAAAGATCAATTCACAGCCGTCTTTTCAGAAGGACATGAAGAGATGATTTTGGTCAAGGATATCCCCTTTTACTCCATGTGCGAGCATCATTTAGTTCCCTTCTATGGTGTGGCTCATGTAGCCTACTTGCCTAGTGATGGACGAGTGACAGGATTGAGCAAATTAGCTCGCGCTGTTGAAGTCGCTGCGCGTCGTCCGCAATTGCAAGAACGCCTAACGGCTCAAGTGGCAAATGCTTTGGAAGAAGCCATGAATCCTAGAGGTGTGTTTGTCATGGTCGAAGCAGAGCATATGTGTATGACCATGCGAGGCATTAAAAAACCTGGTAGTAAAACTGTTACAACTGTGGCTCGAGGCCTTTATCAAGAAGATGGAGCAGCCCGACGCGAAGTGATGGCAATGATTAAGGAGTAA
- the folP gene encoding dihydropteroate synthase, whose protein sequence is MVKIGKYELAGKALIMGILNVTPDSFSDGGKYDSIDKALQQAEEMIKAGVHVIDVGGESTRPGASFVTAEDEINRVVPIIKAIKEKFDVLISIDTYKTQTARAALEAGADILNDVWSGLYDGQMMALAAEWQVPYMLMHNQEEEGYENITQEVIDFLKERAQAALDAGIAKDNIWIDPGYGFAKSAQDNIDLLKGLDQITALDYPVLFGISRKRTVVSLLDGETDMDERDQATAALSAYAIMKGAKIVRVHNVAANRAIVKVINQLI, encoded by the coding sequence ATGGTTAAAATTGGTAAATATGAACTTGCTGGTAAGGCACTTATCATGGGAATTCTCAATGTGACACCAGATTCTTTTTCGGATGGTGGTAAGTATGACAGTATTGACAAGGCACTCCAGCAAGCTGAAGAAATGATTAAAGCTGGCGTCCATGTGATTGATGTCGGTGGTGAATCCACTCGTCCAGGAGCATCATTTGTAACGGCAGAAGACGAAATCAATCGTGTTGTGCCTATTATAAAAGCCATTAAAGAAAAATTTGATGTCCTAATTAGTATCGATACTTACAAAACACAGACAGCCAGAGCTGCTCTTGAAGCAGGGGCTGATATTCTAAATGATGTTTGGTCTGGGCTTTATGACGGTCAGATGATGGCGTTAGCAGCTGAATGGCAAGTGCCTTATATGCTCATGCACAATCAGGAAGAAGAAGGGTATGAGAATATTACGCAAGAGGTGATAGATTTCCTGAAAGAACGCGCACAAGCGGCACTAGATGCTGGAATTGCTAAAGATAACATTTGGATTGATCCAGGTTATGGCTTTGCAAAGTCAGCTCAGGATAATATTGATTTGCTTAAAGGTTTAGACCAAATTACAGCTCTAGATTACCCTGTCTTGTTTGGCATTTCCAGAAAGCGCACAGTGGTTTCTCTACTAGATGGGGAAACGGATATGGATGAAAGAGATCAAGCGACAGCTGCTTTGTCAGCCTATGCCATTATGAAAGGGGCAAAAATCGTACGTGTCCATAATGTGGCTGCCAATCGTGCTATTGTCAAAGTCATTAACCAACTGATATAG
- the folB gene encoding dihydroneopterin aldolase yields the protein MDKIIIKNSRFYGYHGALSEENTLGQIFVVNATLSLDLRQASLSDDLEDTVHYGMVFDCIKHQVENQRYQLIERLAGAICQDIFDQFMPVQAITLEITKENPPINGHYDAVGIRLERHR from the coding sequence ATGGACAAGATTATTATAAAAAATAGTCGTTTTTATGGGTATCATGGTGCCTTGTCCGAAGAAAATACACTAGGACAAATTTTTGTGGTCAATGCTACCTTGTCACTTGATTTGCGTCAAGCCTCTTTATCTGATGACTTAGAGGATACGGTGCATTATGGGATGGTTTTTGACTGTATCAAGCATCAAGTTGAAAACCAACGTTATCAGCTTATCGAGCGTTTGGCGGGCGCCATTTGCCAAGATATTTTTGATCAGTTTATGCCTGTTCAGGCGATTACTCTTGAAATTACTAAAGAAAATCCACCTATTAATGGACATTACGATGCTGTCGGTATCAGATTGGAGCGTCACAGATGA
- the folK gene encoding 2-amino-4-hydroxy-6-hydroxymethyldihydropteridine diphosphokinase: MTVVFLSLGSNMGDKLAYLNQAIQALSEIPQTQLVNVSSFYQTVAWGKTDQDDFVNAAVELETNLEALEVLRECQQIEKDLDRVRHEHWGPRTIDIDILLYGKETFNMPDLKVPHPYMTERAFVLVPLAELTENVMIPNTGQTVLEALSRLSHEDVVKI; the protein is encoded by the coding sequence ATGACAGTTGTTTTTTTGAGCTTAGGTTCTAATATGGGGGATAAATTGGCCTACCTCAACCAAGCGATTCAAGCCTTATCAGAAATTCCTCAAACGCAATTGGTAAACGTTTCGTCTTTCTATCAAACAGTGGCCTGGGGTAAGACCGATCAAGATGATTTTGTGAATGCAGCGGTTGAGCTAGAAACCAACTTAGAAGCTCTTGAGGTTCTTCGAGAATGCCAACAGATTGAGAAGGATTTGGATAGAGTTCGTCACGAACATTGGGGACCGCGCACCATTGATATTGATATTTTGTTATATGGGAAAGAAACATTTAATATGCCAGATCTAAAAGTGCCTCATCCTTACATGACTGAGCGTGCTTTTGTTCTGGTTCCTTTGGCTGAATTAACTGAGAATGTGATGATTCCCAATACAGGGCAAACGGTTCTGGAAGCCCTATCTCGATTAAGTCATGAAGACGTTGTGAAAATTTAA